One window of Watersipora subatra chromosome 3, tzWatSuba1.1, whole genome shotgun sequence genomic DNA carries:
- the LOC137390325 gene encoding uncharacterized protein, with protein sequence MTKILGKVLSLDERVRRGTDHYIDNIVVQESVLGVEELRKHLAKYGLATKEPEGLDGGRLLGISLKGNTRGHLQMSRGTALSEIHLEPAGLTKRELFSFCGRLVGHYPVAGWLRPYCSFLKRLGCNGAWDALVEKEVSSLASELYTRVCQENPVRGPWHVRPNGSVVVWTDASSLGLGVAVEVDGSIVEDASWLRKESDHSHINVAELEAVGRGVNLAIAWRFKTFTLAVDSLTVVNWMSNTIDGRNRVRTKGAAEMLVKRRLEVIRDTITEYGLSATMRLVPTVENKADRMTRVPKKWLGHRGMSGGEAASTAAAIFTGETLGDAVWAAHLPHHLGVERTLYLAQQVRSDLTRERIKRELAGCEACQRVDPAPRGENLMETGSLAVEGNWCRVAIDVTH encoded by the coding sequence atgaccaaaatccTAGGCAAGGTTCTTTCGCTTGACGAGCGGGTTCGACGAGGGACTGACCACTATATCGACAATATAGTAGTGCAGGAGTCTGTGCTTGGCGTGGAGGAGCTGAGGAAGCACCTTGCTAAGTATGGACTGGCGACGAAAGAGCCGGAGGGCCTTGATGGAGGTCGGTTGTTGGGCATTTCTCTGAAGGGAAATACTCGTGGACATTTGCAAATGTCGAGGGGAACTGCACTCTCCGAAATACATCTTGAGCCAGCTGGGCTGACTAAGAGAGAGCTTTTCTCGTTTTGTGGCCGACTTGTCGGTCATTACCCAGTGGCTGGGTGGTTGCGGCCCTATTGCAGCTTCTTGAAGCGGCTGGGATGCAACGGAGCCTGGGATGCCCTTGTTGAAAAGGAGGTCAGCTCGCTGGCTAGTGAGCTTTACACAAGGGTATGTCAGGAGAACCCTGTTAGGGGTCCATGGCACGTAAGACCGAATGGTTCGGTCGTTGTGTGGACAGATGCTAGCTCTCTGGGCCTCGGTGTGGCAGTCGAGGTTGATGGCAGCATTGTTGAAGATGCGTCGTGGCTGAGGAAGGAGTCAGACCATTCACACATCAATGTTGCCGAGTTGGAAGCTGTGGGACGAGGTGTTAACCTGGCTATCGCATGGAGGTTCAAGACCTTCACCTTGGCAGTTGACTCTCTCACAGTTGTCAATTGGATGTCAAATACAATTGACGGGCGCAATCGTGTTCGCACGAAAGGTGCTGCAGAAATGCTGGTGAAGCGTCGGCTGGAGGTGATCCGTGATACGATCACCGAGTACGGCTTATCGGCCACTATGCGTCTTGTACCTACTGTGGAGAACAAGGCGGATAGAATGACGAGGGTGCCCAAGAAGTGGCTTGGACATCGTGGGATGAGTGGAGGTGAGGCCGCGAGCACGGCTGCTGCCATCTTCACCGGTGAGACCCTCGGGGATGCTGTATGGGCGGCTCATTTGCCTCACCATCTGGGTGTCGAGAGAACACTGTACCTTGCTCAACAAGTACGCAGTGACTTGACACGGGAGCGGATCAAACGCGAGCTGGCTGGCTGTGAGGCCTGTCAGCGTGTTGACCCGGCTCCGAGAGGTGAGAACCTCATGGAAACAGGCAGCTTGGCTGTCGAGGGGAACTGGTGCCGGGTGGCCATAGACGTGACTCACTAA